A section of the Solea solea chromosome 17, fSolSol10.1, whole genome shotgun sequence genome encodes:
- the map7b gene encoding ensconsin isoform X5 translates to MPESKGRGKGGCTGGCSQGKWKLKKGGSRSAIPALFTITEEDEGRKRRGACKRKKKVSYSQYKSEDGTVSSAARPGSSGSGQIYTPSPTSIPASIHSHTTTSPSNNAATKLDSLLFNKIDERQRLARERREEREKQNAIKEVQWQAREERARQHYEKHLEERRRRLEEQRLKEEKRRIAVDEKRRQKLEEDRVRHEAVIRRTLERSQKTSQKPNRWSWGGALYPNTPNTPAGFVESAFLYPLDLAGLEHMQSASSLYRRYGLTSQYGDRRSVSTVNLSKHADPIITKRLSYSSATLLHSPDRGPRRLPLTPWESNVVNRLQQPTHSYLARSRSAMSLSGEQAVSCHPMGSVSFKVLQTQPLPHCRSHDRNLSRETASSSSTTTPRRRTTETTQRKDRDNVRKSWSNLSLPLAPIMMVPPNKHSSSLGKKKVTAPSPGRPPQKTPARPPTPKLLKSPGAEDTGNLRPVRITPDSPRPPTPTRAQEKEQERVLSPPEPRPQPLGQNRTSNEQTTAAASSENISSPPAQKPSAGTTDPEEASRILAENRRLAREQREREEEERRLQEEQARLAREEIARRKAEERAKREEEAQRQEEEKKRREEEERKVEEERLQKEREEAEKQKEEEESRQREEAERLRQQREKHFQKEEAERLERKKRLEEIMKRTRRSDTAEKKVIPSRNGDNTAAPAPSAVTGSPLHSSNSNSNSRQPEPNTNPSTAALSPPGQRENGEFEEVIVLPSHSRLSPPEGEEEQHIQQEERVPVIAFRENGLLKPLSGIEDISAQQGPDVA, encoded by the exons ATGCCAGAGAgtaaaggaagaggaaaaggaggatGTACAGGCGGATGCTCGCAGGGCAAGTGGAAGCTGAAGAAGGGAGGCAGCCGCTCAGCCATCCCGGCACTCTTCACCATCACTGAGGAAGACGAGGGACGGAAGCGGAGAGGTGCTtgcaaaaggaagaaaaaag ttTCTTACTCCCAGTATAAATCAGAGGATGGCACGGTGTCATCAGCTGCCCGTCCGGGTTCCTCGGGCTCTGGACAGATCTACACTCCCAGCCCGACCTCAATCCCTGCTTCAATCCATAGCCACACCACCACCAGCCCCAGTAACAATGCTGCTACCAAACTGG ACTCATTGCTCTTCAACAAGATTGACGAGAGACAGAGGCTGGCCCGTGAGCGTCGTGAGGAGCGTGAGAAACAGAAcg CTATCAAGGAGGTCCAGTGGCAGGCACGTGAGGAGCGAGCCAGGCAGCACTATGAGAAACACCTGGAGGAAAGAAGGAGGAGGCTGGAGGAGCAGAGGttaaaggaggagaagagacgGATCGCCGTGGACGAGAAACGGCGGCAGAAACTGGAGGAGGACAGG GTTCGTCATGAAGCAGTGATTCGTCGGACATTGGAGAGAAGCCAGAAAACCAGTCAGAAGCCCAATCGCTGGTCATGGGGAGGGGCTCTGTACCCAAACACTCCCAACACACCAGCCG GTTTTGTCGAGTCGGCTTTCCTCTATCCACTCGACCTTGCTGGACTGGAGCACATGCAGAGTGCTTCCAGTCTCTACCGCAGATATGGATTGACCTCCCAAT ATGGTGACAGACGGTCAGTGTCCACAGTGAATTTATCCAAACACGCAGACCCCATCATTACCAAGCGCCTCTCCTATTCCTCTGCCACACTCCTGCACTCACCAGACAGAG GCCCGCGTCGCCTCCCACTGACGCCGTGGGAAAGCAACGTGGTGAATCGCCTGCAGCAGCCGACACACTCCTACCTGGCCCGCAGTCGCAGTGCCATGAGTCTGTCTGGAGAGCAAGCAG TGTCTTGCCACCCGATGGGCTCCGTGTCCTTCAAGGTTCTGCAGACTCAGCCGCTGCCTCACTGCCGCAGCCATGACAGGAACCTCAGCAGGGAGACggcctcgtcctcctccaccaccaccccacGCAGGAGGACGACCGAAACCACACAG CGAAAGGACCGCGACAACGTCAGGAAGTCATGGAGCAACCTTTCACTGCCACTGGCCCCCATTATGATGGTTCCTCCCAACAAACACTCCTCATCTCTAGGCAAAAAGAAAGTGACAGCACCCTCTCCTGGCAG GCCTCCACAGAAGACACCAGCGCGTCCTCCAACTCCCAAGCTGCTTAAGTCCCCCGGGGCAGAAGACACGGGTAACCTTCGTCCTGTAAGAATCACACCCGACAGTCCCCGCCCCCCGACTCCCACCAGAGCCCAAGAGAAGGAGCAAGAAAGGGTCCTCAGCCCTCCTGAGCCTCGACCTCAGCCACTGGGTCAGAACAGGACATCAAATGAgcagacaacagcagcagcatccagcG AGAACATAAGCAGTCCTCCAGCACAAAAGCCTTCAGCAGGCACCACAGATCCAGAGGAGGCGAGTCGTATCCTCGCTGAGAATCGGCGACTGGCCCGTGAGCAGAGGGAACGCGAGGAAGAAGAGCGCAGGCTACAAGAGGAGCAAGCAAG GTTGGCGAGAGAGGAGATCGCTCGCCGAAAGGCCGAGGAGCGAgcgaagagagaggaggaggctcagcggcaggaggaggagaaaaaaaggagggaggaggaggagaggaaggtggaggaagagagacttcaaaaagagagagaggaggcagagaaacAG aaagaggaagaagagtctcgacagagagaggaggcagagcggctgcggcagcagagagagaaacacttcCAGAAAGAGGAGGCTGAACGACTGGAGAGAAAGAAG CGTCTGGAGGAGATCATGAAGAGGACAAGACGTTCAGACACAGCAGAGAAG AAAGTTATTCCAAGCAGGAATGGAGACAACACAG CTGCTCCTGCTCCATCTGCAGTGACAGGGTCACCTttacacagcagcaacagcaacagcaacagtcgGCAACCTGAGCCCAACACAAACCCCAGCACTGCAGCACTGAGCCCTCCTGGGCAGAG ggaGAATGGGGAGTTTGAGGAGGTGATTGTCCTGCCTTCACATTCCAGGTTGTCTCCTCccgagggagaggaggagcagcacattcagcaggaggagagagttCCTGTCATAGCCTTCAGGGAGAACGGTCTCCTCAAACCTTTGAGTGGAATAGAGGATATATCAGCTCAGCAGGGTCCAG
- the map7b gene encoding ensconsin isoform X7, with amino-acid sequence MNQNPVSYSQYKSEDGTVSSAARPGSSGSGQIYTPSPTSIPASIHSHTTTSPSNNAATKLDSLLFNKIDERQRLARERREEREKQNAIKEVQWQAREERARQHYEKHLEERRRRLEEQRLKEEKRRIAVDEKRRQKLEEDRVRHEAVIRRTLERSQKTSQKPNRWSWGGALYPNTPNTPAGFVESAFLYPLDLAGLEHMQSASSLYRRYGLTSQYGDRRSVSTVNLSKHADPIITKRLSYSSATLLHSPDRGLQMRTASSPVINKAQSKLRLHQGKTPPQKGTGPRRLPLTPWESNVVNRLQQPTHSYLARSRSAMSLSGEQAAMPVCPRSVSCHPMGSVSFKVLQTQPLPHCRSHDRNLSRETASSSSTTTPRRRTTETTQRKDRDNVRKSWSNLSLPLAPIMMVPPNKHSSSLGKKKVTAPSPGRPPQKTPARPPTPKLLKSPGAEDTGNLRPVRITPDSPRPPTPTRAQEKEQERVLSPPEPRPQPLGQNRTSNEQTTAAASSENISSPPAQKPSAGTTDPEEASRILAENRRLAREQREREEEERRLQEEQARLAREEIARRKAEERAKREEEAQRQEEEKKRREEEERKVEEERLQKEREEAEKQKEEEESRQREEAERLRQQREKHFQKEEAERLERKKRLEEIMKRTRRSDTAEKKVIPSRNGDNTAAPAPSAVTGSPLHSSNSNSNSRQPEPNTNPSTAALSPPGQRENGEFEEVIVLPSHSRLSPPEGEEEQHIQQEERVPVIAFRENGLLKPLSGIEDISAQQGPDVA; translated from the exons ATGAACCAAAACCCAG ttTCTTACTCCCAGTATAAATCAGAGGATGGCACGGTGTCATCAGCTGCCCGTCCGGGTTCCTCGGGCTCTGGACAGATCTACACTCCCAGCCCGACCTCAATCCCTGCTTCAATCCATAGCCACACCACCACCAGCCCCAGTAACAATGCTGCTACCAAACTGG ACTCATTGCTCTTCAACAAGATTGACGAGAGACAGAGGCTGGCCCGTGAGCGTCGTGAGGAGCGTGAGAAACAGAAcg CTATCAAGGAGGTCCAGTGGCAGGCACGTGAGGAGCGAGCCAGGCAGCACTATGAGAAACACCTGGAGGAAAGAAGGAGGAGGCTGGAGGAGCAGAGGttaaaggaggagaagagacgGATCGCCGTGGACGAGAAACGGCGGCAGAAACTGGAGGAGGACAGG GTTCGTCATGAAGCAGTGATTCGTCGGACATTGGAGAGAAGCCAGAAAACCAGTCAGAAGCCCAATCGCTGGTCATGGGGAGGGGCTCTGTACCCAAACACTCCCAACACACCAGCCG GTTTTGTCGAGTCGGCTTTCCTCTATCCACTCGACCTTGCTGGACTGGAGCACATGCAGAGTGCTTCCAGTCTCTACCGCAGATATGGATTGACCTCCCAAT ATGGTGACAGACGGTCAGTGTCCACAGTGAATTTATCCAAACACGCAGACCCCATCATTACCAAGCGCCTCTCCTATTCCTCTGCCACACTCCTGCACTCACCAGACAGAG GCTTACAGATGAGAACAGCCTCCTCTCCTGTCATTAACAAAGCTCAGTCCAAACTCCGCCTGCACCAGGGAAAGACCCCCCCGCAGAAAGGCACAG GCCCGCGTCGCCTCCCACTGACGCCGTGGGAAAGCAACGTGGTGAATCGCCTGCAGCAGCCGACACACTCCTACCTGGCCCGCAGTCGCAGTGCCATGAGTCTGTCTGGAGAGCAAGCAG CCATGCCTGTGTGTCCTCGCTCAGTGTCTTGCCACCCGATGGGCTCCGTGTCCTTCAAGGTTCTGCAGACTCAGCCGCTGCCTCACTGCCGCAGCCATGACAGGAACCTCAGCAGGGAGACggcctcgtcctcctccaccaccaccccacGCAGGAGGACGACCGAAACCACACAG CGAAAGGACCGCGACAACGTCAGGAAGTCATGGAGCAACCTTTCACTGCCACTGGCCCCCATTATGATGGTTCCTCCCAACAAACACTCCTCATCTCTAGGCAAAAAGAAAGTGACAGCACCCTCTCCTGGCAG GCCTCCACAGAAGACACCAGCGCGTCCTCCAACTCCCAAGCTGCTTAAGTCCCCCGGGGCAGAAGACACGGGTAACCTTCGTCCTGTAAGAATCACACCCGACAGTCCCCGCCCCCCGACTCCCACCAGAGCCCAAGAGAAGGAGCAAGAAAGGGTCCTCAGCCCTCCTGAGCCTCGACCTCAGCCACTGGGTCAGAACAGGACATCAAATGAgcagacaacagcagcagcatccagcG AGAACATAAGCAGTCCTCCAGCACAAAAGCCTTCAGCAGGCACCACAGATCCAGAGGAGGCGAGTCGTATCCTCGCTGAGAATCGGCGACTGGCCCGTGAGCAGAGGGAACGCGAGGAAGAAGAGCGCAGGCTACAAGAGGAGCAAGCAAG GTTGGCGAGAGAGGAGATCGCTCGCCGAAAGGCCGAGGAGCGAgcgaagagagaggaggaggctcagcggcaggaggaggagaaaaaaaggagggaggaggaggagaggaaggtggaggaagagagacttcaaaaagagagagaggaggcagagaaacAG aaagaggaagaagagtctcgacagagagaggaggcagagcggctgcggcagcagagagagaaacacttcCAGAAAGAGGAGGCTGAACGACTGGAGAGAAAGAAG CGTCTGGAGGAGATCATGAAGAGGACAAGACGTTCAGACACAGCAGAGAAG AAAGTTATTCCAAGCAGGAATGGAGACAACACAG CTGCTCCTGCTCCATCTGCAGTGACAGGGTCACCTttacacagcagcaacagcaacagcaacagtcgGCAACCTGAGCCCAACACAAACCCCAGCACTGCAGCACTGAGCCCTCCTGGGCAGAG ggaGAATGGGGAGTTTGAGGAGGTGATTGTCCTGCCTTCACATTCCAGGTTGTCTCCTCccgagggagaggaggagcagcacattcagcaggaggagagagttCCTGTCATAGCCTTCAGGGAGAACGGTCTCCTCAAACCTTTGAGTGGAATAGAGGATATATCAGCTCAGCAGGGTCCAG
- the map7b gene encoding ensconsin isoform X4, whose translation MPESKGRGKGGCTGGCSQGKWKLKKGGSRSAIPALFTITEEDEGRKRRGACKRKKKVSYSQYKSEDGTVSSAARPGSSGSGQIYTPSPTSIPASIHSHTTTSPSNNAATKLDSLLFNKIDERQRLARERREEREKQNAIKEVQWQAREERARQHYEKHLEERRRRLEEQRLKEEKRRIAVDEKRRQKLEEDRVRHEAVIRRTLERSQKTSQKPNRWSWGGALYPNTPNTPADGDRRSVSTVNLSKHADPIITKRLSYSSATLLHSPDRGLQMRTASSPVINKAQSKLRLHQGKTPPQKGTGPRRLPLTPWESNVVNRLQQPTHSYLARSRSAMSLSGEQAAMPVCPRSVSCHPMGSVSFKVLQTQPLPHCRSHDRNLSRETASSSSTTTPRRRTTETTQRKDRDNVRKSWSNLSLPLAPIMMVPPNKHSSSLGKKKVTAPSPGRPPQKTPARPPTPKLLKSPGAEDTGNLRPVRITPDSPRPPTPTRAQEKEQERVLSPPEPRPQPLGQNRTSNEQTTAAASSENISSPPAQKPSAGTTDPEEASRILAENRRLAREQREREEEERRLQEEQARLAREEIARRKAEERAKREEEAQRQEEEKKRREEEERKVEEERLQKEREEAEKQKEEEESRQREEAERLRQQREKHFQKEEAERLERKKRLEEIMKRTRRSDTAEKKVIPSRNGDNTAAPAPSAVTGSPLHSSNSNSNSRQPEPNTNPSTAALSPPGQRENGEFEEVIVLPSHSRLSPPEGEEEQHIQQEERVPVIAFRENGLLKPLSGIEDISAQQGPDVA comes from the exons ATGCCAGAGAgtaaaggaagaggaaaaggaggatGTACAGGCGGATGCTCGCAGGGCAAGTGGAAGCTGAAGAAGGGAGGCAGCCGCTCAGCCATCCCGGCACTCTTCACCATCACTGAGGAAGACGAGGGACGGAAGCGGAGAGGTGCTtgcaaaaggaagaaaaaag ttTCTTACTCCCAGTATAAATCAGAGGATGGCACGGTGTCATCAGCTGCCCGTCCGGGTTCCTCGGGCTCTGGACAGATCTACACTCCCAGCCCGACCTCAATCCCTGCTTCAATCCATAGCCACACCACCACCAGCCCCAGTAACAATGCTGCTACCAAACTGG ACTCATTGCTCTTCAACAAGATTGACGAGAGACAGAGGCTGGCCCGTGAGCGTCGTGAGGAGCGTGAGAAACAGAAcg CTATCAAGGAGGTCCAGTGGCAGGCACGTGAGGAGCGAGCCAGGCAGCACTATGAGAAACACCTGGAGGAAAGAAGGAGGAGGCTGGAGGAGCAGAGGttaaaggaggagaagagacgGATCGCCGTGGACGAGAAACGGCGGCAGAAACTGGAGGAGGACAGG GTTCGTCATGAAGCAGTGATTCGTCGGACATTGGAGAGAAGCCAGAAAACCAGTCAGAAGCCCAATCGCTGGTCATGGGGAGGGGCTCTGTACCCAAACACTCCCAACACACCAGCCG ATGGTGACAGACGGTCAGTGTCCACAGTGAATTTATCCAAACACGCAGACCCCATCATTACCAAGCGCCTCTCCTATTCCTCTGCCACACTCCTGCACTCACCAGACAGAG GCTTACAGATGAGAACAGCCTCCTCTCCTGTCATTAACAAAGCTCAGTCCAAACTCCGCCTGCACCAGGGAAAGACCCCCCCGCAGAAAGGCACAG GCCCGCGTCGCCTCCCACTGACGCCGTGGGAAAGCAACGTGGTGAATCGCCTGCAGCAGCCGACACACTCCTACCTGGCCCGCAGTCGCAGTGCCATGAGTCTGTCTGGAGAGCAAGCAG CCATGCCTGTGTGTCCTCGCTCAGTGTCTTGCCACCCGATGGGCTCCGTGTCCTTCAAGGTTCTGCAGACTCAGCCGCTGCCTCACTGCCGCAGCCATGACAGGAACCTCAGCAGGGAGACggcctcgtcctcctccaccaccaccccacGCAGGAGGACGACCGAAACCACACAG CGAAAGGACCGCGACAACGTCAGGAAGTCATGGAGCAACCTTTCACTGCCACTGGCCCCCATTATGATGGTTCCTCCCAACAAACACTCCTCATCTCTAGGCAAAAAGAAAGTGACAGCACCCTCTCCTGGCAG GCCTCCACAGAAGACACCAGCGCGTCCTCCAACTCCCAAGCTGCTTAAGTCCCCCGGGGCAGAAGACACGGGTAACCTTCGTCCTGTAAGAATCACACCCGACAGTCCCCGCCCCCCGACTCCCACCAGAGCCCAAGAGAAGGAGCAAGAAAGGGTCCTCAGCCCTCCTGAGCCTCGACCTCAGCCACTGGGTCAGAACAGGACATCAAATGAgcagacaacagcagcagcatccagcG AGAACATAAGCAGTCCTCCAGCACAAAAGCCTTCAGCAGGCACCACAGATCCAGAGGAGGCGAGTCGTATCCTCGCTGAGAATCGGCGACTGGCCCGTGAGCAGAGGGAACGCGAGGAAGAAGAGCGCAGGCTACAAGAGGAGCAAGCAAG GTTGGCGAGAGAGGAGATCGCTCGCCGAAAGGCCGAGGAGCGAgcgaagagagaggaggaggctcagcggcaggaggaggagaaaaaaaggagggaggaggaggagaggaaggtggaggaagagagacttcaaaaagagagagaggaggcagagaaacAG aaagaggaagaagagtctcgacagagagaggaggcagagcggctgcggcagcagagagagaaacacttcCAGAAAGAGGAGGCTGAACGACTGGAGAGAAAGAAG CGTCTGGAGGAGATCATGAAGAGGACAAGACGTTCAGACACAGCAGAGAAG AAAGTTATTCCAAGCAGGAATGGAGACAACACAG CTGCTCCTGCTCCATCTGCAGTGACAGGGTCACCTttacacagcagcaacagcaacagcaacagtcgGCAACCTGAGCCCAACACAAACCCCAGCACTGCAGCACTGAGCCCTCCTGGGCAGAG ggaGAATGGGGAGTTTGAGGAGGTGATTGTCCTGCCTTCACATTCCAGGTTGTCTCCTCccgagggagaggaggagcagcacattcagcaggaggagagagttCCTGTCATAGCCTTCAGGGAGAACGGTCTCCTCAAACCTTTGAGTGGAATAGAGGATATATCAGCTCAGCAGGGTCCAG
- the map7b gene encoding ensconsin isoform X8 gives MPESKGRGKGGCTGGCSQGKWKLKKGGSRSAIPALFTITEEDEGRKRRGACKRKKKVSYSQYKSEDGTVSSAARPGSSGSGQIYTPSPTSIPASIHSHTTTSPSNNAATKLDSLLFNKIDERQRLARERREEREKQNAIKEVQWQAREERARQHYEKHLEERRRRLEEQRLKEEKRRIAVDEKRRQKLEEDRVRHEAVIRRTLERSQKTSQKPNRWSWGGALYPNTPNTPADGDRRSVSTVNLSKHADPIITKRLSYSSATLLHSPDRGPRRLPLTPWESNVVNRLQQPTHSYLARSRSAMSLSGEQAAMPVCPRSVSCHPMGSVSFKVLQTQPLPHCRSHDRNLSRETASSSSTTTPRRRTTETTQRKDRDNVRKSWSNLSLPLAPIMMVPPNKHSSSLGKKKVTAPSPGRPPQKTPARPPTPKLLKSPGAEDTGNLRPVRITPDSPRPPTPTRAQEKEQERVLSPPEPRPQPLGQNRTSNEQTTAAASSENISSPPAQKPSAGTTDPEEASRILAENRRLAREQREREEEERRLQEEQARLAREEIARRKAEERAKREEEAQRQEEEKKRREEEERKVEEERLQKEREEAEKQKEEEESRQREEAERLRQQREKHFQKEEAERLERKKRLEEIMKRTRRSDTAEKKVIPSRNGDNTAAPAPSAVTGSPLHSSNSNSNSRQPEPNTNPSTAALSPPGQRENGEFEEVIVLPSHSRLSPPEGEEEQHIQQEERVPVIAFRENGLLKPLSGIEDISAQQGPDVA, from the exons ATGCCAGAGAgtaaaggaagaggaaaaggaggatGTACAGGCGGATGCTCGCAGGGCAAGTGGAAGCTGAAGAAGGGAGGCAGCCGCTCAGCCATCCCGGCACTCTTCACCATCACTGAGGAAGACGAGGGACGGAAGCGGAGAGGTGCTtgcaaaaggaagaaaaaag ttTCTTACTCCCAGTATAAATCAGAGGATGGCACGGTGTCATCAGCTGCCCGTCCGGGTTCCTCGGGCTCTGGACAGATCTACACTCCCAGCCCGACCTCAATCCCTGCTTCAATCCATAGCCACACCACCACCAGCCCCAGTAACAATGCTGCTACCAAACTGG ACTCATTGCTCTTCAACAAGATTGACGAGAGACAGAGGCTGGCCCGTGAGCGTCGTGAGGAGCGTGAGAAACAGAAcg CTATCAAGGAGGTCCAGTGGCAGGCACGTGAGGAGCGAGCCAGGCAGCACTATGAGAAACACCTGGAGGAAAGAAGGAGGAGGCTGGAGGAGCAGAGGttaaaggaggagaagagacgGATCGCCGTGGACGAGAAACGGCGGCAGAAACTGGAGGAGGACAGG GTTCGTCATGAAGCAGTGATTCGTCGGACATTGGAGAGAAGCCAGAAAACCAGTCAGAAGCCCAATCGCTGGTCATGGGGAGGGGCTCTGTACCCAAACACTCCCAACACACCAGCCG ATGGTGACAGACGGTCAGTGTCCACAGTGAATTTATCCAAACACGCAGACCCCATCATTACCAAGCGCCTCTCCTATTCCTCTGCCACACTCCTGCACTCACCAGACAGAG GCCCGCGTCGCCTCCCACTGACGCCGTGGGAAAGCAACGTGGTGAATCGCCTGCAGCAGCCGACACACTCCTACCTGGCCCGCAGTCGCAGTGCCATGAGTCTGTCTGGAGAGCAAGCAG CCATGCCTGTGTGTCCTCGCTCAGTGTCTTGCCACCCGATGGGCTCCGTGTCCTTCAAGGTTCTGCAGACTCAGCCGCTGCCTCACTGCCGCAGCCATGACAGGAACCTCAGCAGGGAGACggcctcgtcctcctccaccaccaccccacGCAGGAGGACGACCGAAACCACACAG CGAAAGGACCGCGACAACGTCAGGAAGTCATGGAGCAACCTTTCACTGCCACTGGCCCCCATTATGATGGTTCCTCCCAACAAACACTCCTCATCTCTAGGCAAAAAGAAAGTGACAGCACCCTCTCCTGGCAG GCCTCCACAGAAGACACCAGCGCGTCCTCCAACTCCCAAGCTGCTTAAGTCCCCCGGGGCAGAAGACACGGGTAACCTTCGTCCTGTAAGAATCACACCCGACAGTCCCCGCCCCCCGACTCCCACCAGAGCCCAAGAGAAGGAGCAAGAAAGGGTCCTCAGCCCTCCTGAGCCTCGACCTCAGCCACTGGGTCAGAACAGGACATCAAATGAgcagacaacagcagcagcatccagcG AGAACATAAGCAGTCCTCCAGCACAAAAGCCTTCAGCAGGCACCACAGATCCAGAGGAGGCGAGTCGTATCCTCGCTGAGAATCGGCGACTGGCCCGTGAGCAGAGGGAACGCGAGGAAGAAGAGCGCAGGCTACAAGAGGAGCAAGCAAG GTTGGCGAGAGAGGAGATCGCTCGCCGAAAGGCCGAGGAGCGAgcgaagagagaggaggaggctcagcggcaggaggaggagaaaaaaaggagggaggaggaggagaggaaggtggaggaagagagacttcaaaaagagagagaggaggcagagaaacAG aaagaggaagaagagtctcgacagagagaggaggcagagcggctgcggcagcagagagagaaacacttcCAGAAAGAGGAGGCTGAACGACTGGAGAGAAAGAAG CGTCTGGAGGAGATCATGAAGAGGACAAGACGTTCAGACACAGCAGAGAAG AAAGTTATTCCAAGCAGGAATGGAGACAACACAG CTGCTCCTGCTCCATCTGCAGTGACAGGGTCACCTttacacagcagcaacagcaacagcaacagtcgGCAACCTGAGCCCAACACAAACCCCAGCACTGCAGCACTGAGCCCTCCTGGGCAGAG ggaGAATGGGGAGTTTGAGGAGGTGATTGTCCTGCCTTCACATTCCAGGTTGTCTCCTCccgagggagaggaggagcagcacattcagcaggaggagagagttCCTGTCATAGCCTTCAGGGAGAACGGTCTCCTCAAACCTTTGAGTGGAATAGAGGATATATCAGCTCAGCAGGGTCCAG